The DNA region TTCATACATTCTTCTCGGTGATTGTGGCCAGGGcttcagcttctacccatttggtgaagtagtcaatgccGACTATTTGGAACTTCAGCTGCCTCGATGCTATTGGGAATGGGCCCACGATGTCTAGTCCCTattgggcgaatggccatggggcggTTATCGGGGTCAGCTCTTCCGTTAGTTTCCTGATAATGCTGCTGAATCTTTGGCACATGTCGCAGGTTTTGACATACGTCTGAGCGTCCTTCTGCATGGTCGGTCAGTAATATCCAGCCCGGATTAATTTATGCACCAACGACCTTAACCTTGAATGATTGCCGCAAATCCCTTCTtgtacttctctcatgacataatcCGCTTCTTCGGGTCCTAGGCATCTCAGGTATGGTCTGGAGAAACCCCTTTTGTACAAGACGTCCCTTATCAAGACAAATCGCGACGCCTGGACCTTTAGGTTCCTTGCGGCTTCCTTCCCTTCAAGCAAGGTGCCGTCTCTTAGGTAGGAAGCTAAAGGGTGGTCCAATTGCTTTCGGATCCTATCTCCTGTACATCGATGACGTCTATCAGTGGTGAGAGCTAAATAAAGGATAGTACCTTGTCGGGAGCGGTCGTGTATTCTGCTGACGTGGTTTTAGCAAGGCGGTCGGCTTGCTCATTTTCTCTCCTTGGGATTTGAACGACCCTTACCTACAGCTCATTCACCCTTCTCTTTGCTTGCTCCAAATACCTCTTCATCCTTTCTCCCTTACATTCATGGTCGTCGTTTACCTGATTAGTGACGACTTGAGAGTCGCAATGGATCACCATGTTTGCAGCTCCTACTGCTTTGGCTAGATCTAAACCTGCTATGAGGGCTTCATATTCCGCTTCATTGTTAGTCGTAGGAAAGTCAAGTCGAACCATGCATTCGATCTTGTCACCCTCCAAAGACTGAAGTACGACCCCTGCTCCGCCAGCCCTTTTGTTTGACGATCTGTCCATGAACACACTCCATTGGGGATATTCTGCTTCTGGCCTTCTACATTGGTGAACTCCGCAATAAAGTTAGCGACCACTTGTCCCATGATGGCGGTACGTGGGCGATATTTTATGTCAAACCCGCTTAGCTCTATTGCCCATAAGGCCACGTGTCCTGCAGCTTCTGGGCTGCTCATTGCTCGTCGTAGGGGCTTGTCAGTCAGGACAACCATGGTATGGGCTTGAAAGTACGGCTTGAGCTTGCGGGCAGCCATAAATAGAGCGAAGGCGAGCTTTTCCATCGGTGGGTATCTTCCTTCTACGCCATAAAGTGCCCGGCTGGCATAGTATACGGGCCTTTGCACCCTATCGTCTTCTCTGACTAAGGCTACACTGACGACGGCCGGGGAGACGGCCAGATAGAGAAACAATTCTTCTCCTGGTTGTGAAGGACTTAGTAGCGGTGGTGAAAAGAGGTAGGCCTTCGGATATTCGAACGCTTGTTAACATTCGGTCGTCCACTCAAAAGACTTCTTCAGTGTGCGGAAGAATGGTAGACATTTATCTGTTGCCCTTAATACGAATCTATTAAGCGCGGCGACCTTGTCATTaaggctttgcacttccttcacatTTTTAGGAGGTGCCATTTCCATTATAGCCCGGATCTTGTCCGGGTTGGCCTCGATACCTCTTTGGGACACCATATATCCTAAGAAATTTCCCGCCGTCACTCCGAAGGCACACTTGCCTGGGTTAAGTTTCATGTTGTAGAAGCGAAGAGTATCGAAGGTTTCCTTGAGATCCTCCGAGTGATCTTCCTCCCTTCTGCTTTTCACTAGCATGTCATCGACATATACTTGGACGTTTCTTCCAATCTGTTGttcgaacatcttgttcatgagcctttGATATGTTGCACCAACGTTTTTCAAGCCGAAGGGCATgactttgtaacaaaaaaggccttggcttgttacaAACGAAGTCTTCTTCTGATCAGCTTCATCCATTTGGATTGGTTGTATTTGGAAAACgcgtccatgaagcttagcagCTGGTGTTGAGCCGTGGAGTCTACCAGGATGTCGACCCGCGAAAGgaggtagctatctttggggcatgctttgtttaggtctgtgaagtcgacacacatGCTCCAATTTTCGTTGCTCTTTTTGACCATCacgacgttcgccaaccaatcagggtagtaaacTTCCCTAATGAATCCCGCCTCTTGGAGcttgcggacttcttctgccaccactcaatctctctcttgggcgaaaatccttttcttttggCGGACGGGCGAAAAGGATGGCAacacgttcaacctgtgcaccattACCGTCGGGTCaattcctggcatgtcttcatggctccaagCGAACACGTCCCGATTTTCTTTTAGGAAGGTCGCAAGTTCTTGACGTACCGTCGGGTCTACAAGGGTGCCGATCTTGGTTGTCTGCTCTAGTTGGGAGTCATCGAGAAATACATCTTTGAGTCTCTCCACGGGCTCCGTCGCTGCCCAACGTTCTTCTATGCTCATGGCCTGAaggtggtcatccatctccatcatagCTACGTAACACTCGCATGCAGCCACCTGATCTCTTCTCAATTCTTCTACTCCATaatcagtagggaattttatcatcaaatggtaggttGAGGTTACAGCCTTCCACGAGTTAAGGGTGGGAtgtcctatgatggcattgtaggccGACGAGTAATCAACCAATAGGAATGCTACATTCTTGGTGATCCGCTGAGGGAAATCTCCAACAGTTACAGCCAAAGTGACGACGCCAAGGGAAAATACCCTCGTTCCTCCAAAGCCGACGAGCGGGGTGTTAGTCGGAACTAGCCGCTCCCTatcaatccccatctgctggaatgcggggtaaTAGAGGATGTCTGCCGAGCTGCCGTT from Castanea sativa cultivar Marrone di Chiusa Pesio chromosome 6, ASM4071231v1 includes:
- the LOC142639965 gene encoding uncharacterized protein LOC142639965 translates to MYKKSTTCLMNIKQPEDETLRSYIAHFNKEALSIDEADDKILVAVFTNGLRKGRRLQHARILVNNGSSADILYYPAFQQMGIDRERLVPTNTPLVGFGGTRVFSLGVVTLAVTVGDFPQRITKNVAFLLVDYSSAYNAIIGHPTLNSWKAVTSTYHLMIKFPTDYGVEELRRDQVAACECYVAMMEMDDHLQAMSIEERWAATEPVERLKDVFLDDSQLEQTTKIGTLVDPTVRQELATFLKENRDVFAWSHEDMPGIDPTIGRNVQVYVDDMLVKSRREEDHSEDLKETFDTLRFYNMKLNPGKCAFGVTAGNFLGYMVSQRGIEANPDKIRAIMEMAPPKNVKEVQSLNDKVAALNRFVLRATDKCLPFFRTLKKSFEWTTEC